From the genome of Halichoerus grypus chromosome X, mHalGry1.hap1.1, whole genome shotgun sequence:
AGAAATGGACTGAAACTCGGAGGTCGAGGAGGTACAAAGCAATGAGCAGTAGGACAAGAAGGTAAACCGGAAGTACCGGAAGACAAGGCGGGAGGCCTCGGCCAATTCTCCACGGGGTGCCGGGGGCCTCCGGGTGGGAAAGAAACATGAGCCAGCCTTTCCTTGCCGGCCATTCTTGTATTTCCTGGAGGCAGCTCCATCATTACCCCTGATCTAACCGTGGGGATATGTGGGGGGCCTCTTACTTGTGGAGCCCTGGATGGAAAGAACCCCTGACCTCGTGGCAAAGCCATGTATAACCTTGCATTATAGCCACCTCTCTCGGTGCCCCCACTGCTGACCCTTGCCCCCCCTATCATCAGTGCGGGAGGGCTGCCAGAGAATTCCTGGGGCACATTAATAGAATCCTGTCCCCTAAgcctccagcctgccagccccTCAGAGCTATTTACTTCTGCTGTTGCTAGGGACTCTTCCGTAACAGCAGGTGGTGGCCCATAGGGGTGTTGGTGAGCTCTTGAACTGTCGACAGGAATGCAGGCTCCTGCTGTCTCAGAGGGGCGCTCCAGCTGCTCTCTCGCCAGGTCAGTCAGCACACTGAGGGGAGGTCTCTGCAGGAAGCGATGGTGGCCCCAAGGCTCCGCATCATCTTTTGGCATGGAACTCGGACACTGGAGGGACACGTCGTCGGGGCGCGGCTCCCGCATCCCACACTCATCTGCAACTACTCCACTGGGTGAAGAGGCGTGCCCACCAAGGCttgcaaaaatagaaataaataaattaataggaAATGCAGTGATCTGAGAGTATCTGAAATATGTGATGGATTAAACTCGCTGGAATATAcaaggggaaagggaaagccTATCTCCTCCCACGTAAAAAGTCAGCAAGCACTTTTTTAGCCCACGTTCAGGGTACCAGGTGGCTTCTTTAAACAGACAACCCGATTTCCCTTTCTGGCTTTCTTGTGGCTCCACCCCATTGCCCAAGTCCCCACCTCCTCAAGGCAGCAAGGAAGCGGAGAAGACCCAGAGAGCGGCATGCGCAGGCTTGCCATAGAAAACAGCAGCTCTTTCCAGtcaacacccccccacccccccacgtaGGACCTATGATCCACTAAAGCCCAGCATTCAGATTCTGGCAGGAGTGTCCTGGAAAGTCTTGTgaggaaagactttttttttttttctttctccacagaagtaaaagaaaggttatttgtgtTAACAAACATTCCGGTTTGTCTCTCTGAAGCACCATTCAACATTTGCAAcagaattttgttaa
Proteins encoded in this window:
- the PRR32 gene encoding proline-rich protein 32: MACIENVLGGHASSPSGVVADECGMREPRPDDVSLQCPSSMPKDDAEPWGHHRFLQRPPLSVLTDLAREQLERPSETAGACIPVDSSRAHQHPYGPPPAVTEESLATAEVNSSEGLAGWRLRGQDSINVPQEFSGSPPALMIGGARVSSGGTERGGYNARLYMALPRGQGFFPSRAPQVRGPPHIPTVRSGVMMELPPGNTRMAGKERLAHVSFPPGGPRHPVENWPRPPALSSGTSGLPSCPTAHCFVPPRPPSFSPFLAMPIAFAPPPIFGPPLPSYFASFPSWGMPAPAPSNRENN